In Dama dama isolate Ldn47 chromosome 22, ASM3311817v1, whole genome shotgun sequence, the genomic window aaatctttcttgCATTTAATCCACATGAATGGATAGCATATTGCCAGGCCAGGTGGGCACAGGAATGAGGACCATCGTTTATGTCCTCAAAGAGCTTTGGGTCTGGTGGGGTAAGACAGAAAGCTGGACTGTCCTCATACAGAGAGTGGGGTGTGCCCAGGGAAACTGTGGGTGCAGGCAGGTGGGCACCCTGGGGAGAGGGGTTTTGTAGGATTTCTTGGAGGGGGTGAGGGCCGAGACGGAAAGACAAATGTaggtgggagggaagaagggaaatcattccatggagagaagagggCTGAGGTGAGGAGACCAGAGGTGAGAGCTGCCTGGTGCTGGGGACAACAGGGTTCCTGGGTGCAAGGAAGCAGGGAAAATTCCAGACAGGGATACAGAGCTAAGAGAAGTCCACAGCCTTGGGAGTCAAGCTAAGGAGCTAGACTTTAAAAGAAGATAATGGTGAGTCACCAACAGCTGTTAAGCATAAAGTGCTCCCATGAGATGAGTCCCTCATCTCCTGCCAGTTGAAGGGGGCAAGTGGCCTCGCAGGggcagagggatggagagaaagggACACAGAGCCTGGGACTGAGGAGGCTGGGCCACAGAGTTGGAATCAGACTGGTTGggatgaaggagagaaagaggaggatgCCCGGGTCTCTAGTGGGGTGGGGCAAGGGAGAAGTCAGGAAGTAAAGGGCTGCCTCTGAACCTGCCTGGGAGCTGTCTGGGCGGAAGGGTCTGGCAGGCCGCTGGCTGTCCACACCTACATTTCAGAAGAGAGGGCTGGGCTGAAGATGGAGagagagctggagggaggagggaagacgaGAGCCTGAGTGGGCTCCCCAGACGGAGTGTGCAGAGTGCAGTGGGAAGGGGGCTGACAACCCCCAACCCCAGGTAAGCCACAGGACCAGATGCTTTCTGAGCATCCGCCAGACCCAGAATCTCTGAGCCTTTGCAAGGTTGGGAATGAGACTGCCAGAAGAattccaatccctgggttgccgTTACCTTGcatgaatgcatgctaagtcgctttagtcatgtccggttctttgagactctatggactattgcccaccaggctcctctgcccatgggattctccaggctcctctgcccatggagtgggttgccatgccctcctccagggggccttcccatcccagggatcaaacccgagtctcttattatacatctcctgcactgaaggcgggttctttaccgctactGCCACTTTAGACATGCCAGCTATGTGATGTAGGCAAGTCACAGCCTCTCGAAGACCAAATGAACTTCTGGCCCTTGTGTTGACCTGTTTATAGTTCTGTGTAGGACTTCCAACATACAAACCTCCAACTCACCCTGTAGGACTACAGCGCTGGGGCTAGGGGACCAAGAAAGAATTCCAGGTAAGACACTTTTTAAGCAACAGCTAACAGCGCTCcccccagtggctaagactccaagctcccaatgcaagggttctgggtttggtccctggtcaaggaactagattccacgtgctgcaactaagagttaaaATCTTccttcccaggacttccctgttggtccagtggttcagaatccaccttcccatgcaggggacgggggttggatccctggtcagggaactaagatcccacatgttgcatgtgccacaactaagacccagtgcagccagataaataaactaAATACATAGATATTAAAAGAAATGTCATTCTCACCTTAAAAAAACTTCCCTCCCTTTCCAGATCTAGCCAAGCACAATCTATTTCTGGGTCCTTacacccctgccccacccacccaccgCGGTCCGGTGCCTCCCCAGCCCAGCTCTTTGCATTTACCTTTGGTTTCTCTGGCCCGGTCCAGCTCTGTGGCCCAGTCCGTGGCAGCATCTGCTGTAGGGTGGCCCAGGGCTGTGTCTGTGCTTTGGCTCAGCACTGATGGGTGGGCGGCAACGTCTGGTGTCATCAGGTTAATGACACTGTCCAGTGTGGTCTCGCCAGCGGCCGGGTCTGGGGCGACTGGCACAGCTGGACCCAtggctatgaccaacctgcttGTATCCAGAGCTGGAGAATTCGTAGTCACACCCAGCTTGGCTGTGTTCGCCAGCATGACTGTGTCCGGCCTGGCTGTGCCCAGCCTGACTGGATCTGGGGCTGCCCGTTCCATGGCTGCACCCCCTGTGGTTGTTTCTGGCTTGGCTGTGCCTGCTGTAGCTATGGCTTTGCCCACCTTGTCTGGGTCTGGGGTTACCGAGTCCATGCCCCCTCCAGGCTTGGTCGTGCTTGCTGCAGCCACATCCATAGCAGATCCCAGATTGGTATCCAGATCAGGGGACTCAATGCCTGTGTCCAGTCTGGATGGATTTGGTGTAGCCAAGTTGACAGTCAAACCGGGTCTGTTGGTGGCCCTTGTGGATAAACGGCTGGCTGTGCCTGGCCTCTTATCCAGAGCAGCCAAGTCCATGGCCATCGTGGGCCCCGAGGTAGGGGAGGCCCTTTGGAGATGCAGCCGGGGTCTTGGAATACCCCTGCACCGGGGCTTGCCTCTTCCTGGAGAAGCTCTGGCAGGCACGTGTGCAGTCACTGGGACGGGGTGCCTTGGACCCACTGAGCCCAGCCCCGCAGGACCTGGTGGACTCGGAGCTAAGCGGGACTGGAACGGTAGAGTCAGATATGAACTCACCAGGGGCTTCTCCACTGTGGGCATCCTGCTGGGTTTGGCCAGACCTGGGTTCCCTGGGCCCTCAGAGTGGACCCTGTCCCCTGGCACTAGGGTCACCGATGACGAACCAACTGTGGGCAGCCTCCCTCCTCCGTGGGTGGCCGCCTCCTTGCCCGGGCTGGACAGCTCTTCCCAGTGAGAAGGTAGGGGGCCCAGGGGCCGTGCCTGTCTGTGCGGATGGACTGTTAAGGAGATGGAGCTGAACTTCCTGGATGCCAGGCTCTTGCCAGTCTCCTGGGAGGACACGCTCCAGGCCCTCACCCCGAGGCCCGACCGGCTGGAAGCCTGCGGGATGTGGCTCGGAGGAAAAGCATCCAGATGGAAGGTCTTCCTGAGAACAGGGATGAGAGGCGACACCCCACCGGGGAGCTTCGAGGGGCGGGCTGGGCGGCCCAGCAGGTGGCTGTGGGAGAAGGAGTTTCCGGGGCCGGGGGCCCCATGCGGCTGCATCTCAAAGTCGTGGTCCATCCAGGTCTTCCACCTTCCCCTGATCAACAGAGCAAAGGGGCCAAGCAGGGGTGAGGTACCCGAGCCTGGAGGTGCCGGCCCTTCCCCACCTGTCCAGCCGCTAGCCCTCCTCTGAAGGGGCCTTATTTGGAGGGGGTGGTCAGGTACTCAGTGGGGTACATGCATCCCCTCCTACAGCTCCCACCGCTGCATGCCTGcacacgccacacacacaccccgctaCCTGGACACCAGGTGAAGGTGGCCCCCAGTGAGCAGGCTGCCTGGTGTGATGGATGAAACCTCTCTCTTTACCTGGGCCCCTCTCTCTATGGACAGCTCCGTGGAGGTCACATATACATGTCTGGGGACCCCAGGGGAGGACAGTGGTTATTGGAGGCCTGTCTGCGTCttccagaaggaaccagaggactCTGGGTTCCCACCCACAGCCCCCAAAATAGGAGTGCCAGCGTCCAGGTAGGAGGCCAAGAGACGACCCCTTTGGCTTGGGAACAGGGTCAGATCTGGGGCTCCTCCCAGAACCAGGGAAGAGCCCGGGGCTGCCTGCTGCTGGAGCCGAAATGAGAGCCGTAATTGGAGCTGAAGCAGGCCCTGGAAGAGGGGAGGCTTGGGAAGTGCAGAAGTAACAAGCATTCACGGGAGACTCGTCTGGTGAACACACCTCTGTCCCCTCCCCGGGGGACCTGTGGTCCCCAGAGTTGCAGGGCAGCAAAGCAGGCCGAGCTACATCAGAGGTGAGCCCGGTGGCGGAAGCGTTAGCTCAGCCTTTGGGGTTCAAGGAGGGAGGCTGACCTGGAGCTGGGGGAATTCACACGGAGGACCCAAGGGCAAGGAAATGTCGTGTTTTTCTGAAAACCCTCCATGGGCTTCCAGGCTGTgtctgggggagaggggaggccagCCTGCAGGTGTCCTGGGACCTGGGCCAGGCCACCACGAtgctcgggccctggaaggggaccTGGTGGGATCTTGCAGGTGGTCACTCCGCGGCTGTGTGGCAGAGAGACCGGGGGAACagaagaggaggcagagagggagTCCCCTGGTGTCTGGTGGTTAGGGTGTGCTGCTTTCATGGCCGTGGCCCCAGTTCAACCCGATCGGGGGGACTGAGATCCCGCAAGCTGCATGGCAAGGAGAGACGCCTCtctgtgggctggggtggggctggagaaggcTGAGCAGCACAGAGGAAGAAGCAGAGGGACCACCTGGCCGCGAGGAgtaggggcaggggtggggggcgtcCAGGAATCTGGCTGGTGGTCTGCATGGGTGAGCC contains:
- the SEPTIN3 gene encoding neuronal-specific septin-3 isoform X4, with the translated sequence MDHDFEMQPHGAPGPGNSFSHSHLLGRPARPSKLPGGVSPLIPVLRKTFHLDAFPPSHIPQASSRSGLGVRAWSVSSQETGKSLASRKFSSISLTVHPHRQARPLGPLPSHWEELSSPGKEAATHGGGRLPTVGSSSVTLVPGDRVHSEGPGNPGLAKPSRMPTVEKPLVSSYLTLPFQSRLAPSPPGPAGLGSVGPRHPVPVTAHVPARASPGRGKPRCRGIPRPRLHLQRASPTSGPTMAMDLAALDKRPGTASRLSTRATNRPGLTVNLATPNPSRLDTGIESPDLDTNLGSAMDVAAASTTKPGGGMDSVTPDPDKVGKAIATAGTAKPETTTGGAAMERAAPDPVRLGTARPDTVMLANTAKLGVTTNSPALDTSRLVIAMGPAVPVAPDPAAGETTLDSVINLMTPDVAAHPSVLSQSTDTALGHPTADAATDWATELDRARETKVIEEGGVKMKLTVIDTPGFGDQINNENCWEPIEKYINEQYEKFLKEEVNIARKKRIPDTRVHCCLYFISPTGHSLRPLDLEFMKHLSKVVNIIPVIAKADTMTLEEKSEFKQRVRKELEVNGIEFYPQKEFDEDLEDKTENDKIRQESMPFAVVGSDKEYQVNGKRVLGRKTPWGIIEVENLNHCEFALLRDFVIRTHLQDLKEVTHNIHYETYRAKRLNDNGGLPPGEGLLGTVLPPVPATPCPTAE
- the SEPTIN3 gene encoding neuronal-specific septin-3 isoform X3: MDHDFEMQPHGAPGPGNSFSHSHLLGRPARPSKLPGGVSPLIPVLRKTFHLDAFPPSHIPQASSRSGLGVRAWSVSSQETGKSLASRKFSSISLTVHPHRQARPLGPLPSHWEELSSPGKEAATHGGGRLPTVGSSSVTLVPGDRVHSEGPGNPGLAKPSRMPTVEKPLVSSYLTLPFQSRLAPSPPGPAGLGSVGPRHPVPVTAHVPARASPGRGKPRCRGIPRPRLHLQRASPTSGPTMAMDLAALDKRPGTASRLSTRATNRPGLTVNLATPNPSRLDTGIESPDLDTNLGSAMDVAAASTTKPGGGMDSVTPDPDKVGKAIATAGTAKPETTTGGAAMERAAPDPVRLGTARPDTVMLANTAKLGVTTNSPALDTSRLVIAMGPAVPVAPDPAAGETTLDSVINLMTPDVAAHPSVLSQSTDTALGHPTADAATDWATELDRARETKGQSGLGKSTLVNTLFKSQVSRKASSWNREEKIPKTVEIKAIGHVIEEGGVKMKLTVIDTPGFGDQINNENCWEPIEKYINEQYEKFLKEEVNIARKKRIPDTRVHCCLYFISPTGHSLRPLDLEFMKHLSKVVNIIPVIAKADTMTLEEKSEFKQRVRKELEVNGIEFYPQKEFDEDLEDKTENDKIRQESMPFAVVGSDKEYQVNGKRVLGRKTPWGIIEVENLNHCEFALLRDFVIRTHLQDLKEVTHNIHYETYRAKRLNDNGGLPPGEGLLGTVLPPVPATPCPTAE
- the SEPTIN3 gene encoding neuronal-specific septin-3 isoform X2; this encodes MDHDFEMQPHGAPGPGNSFSHSHLLGRPARPSKLPGGVSPLIPVLRKTFHLDAFPPSHIPQASSRSGLGVRAWSVSSQETGKSLASRKFSSISLTVHPHRQARPLGPLPSHWEELSSPGKEAATHGGGRLPTVGSSSVTLVPGDRVHSEGPGNPGLAKPSRMPTVEKPLVSSYLTLPFQSRLAPSPPGPAGLGSVGPRHPVPVTAHVPARASPGRGKPRCRGIPRPRLHLQRASPTSGPTMAMDLAALDKRPGTASRLSTRATNRPGLTVNLATPNPSRLDTGIESPDLDTNLGSAMDVAAASTTKPGGGMDSVTPDPDKVGKAIATAGTAKPETTTGGAAMERAAPDPVRLGTARPDTVMLANTAKLGVTTNSPALDTSRLVIAMGPAVPVAPDPAAGETTLDSVINLMTPDVAAHPSVLSQSTDTALGHPTADAATDWATELDRARETKGLPETRTDAAMSELVPEPRPKPAVPMKPVGINPNLLGYIGIDTIIEQMRKKTMKTGFDFNIMVVVIEEGGVKMKLTVIDTPGFGDQINNENCWEPIEKYINEQYEKFLKEEVNIARKKRIPDTRVHCCLYFISPTGHSLRPLDLEFMKHLSKVVNIIPVIAKADTMTLEEKSEFKQRVRKELEVNGIEFYPQKEFDEDLEDKTENDKIRQESMPFAVVGSDKEYQVNGKRVLGRKTPWGIIEVENLNHCEFALLRDFVIRTHLQDLKEVTHNIHYETYRAKRLNDNGGLPPGEGLLGTVLPPVPATPCPTAE
- the SEPTIN3 gene encoding neuronal-specific septin-3 isoform X1, with translation MDHDFEMQPHGAPGPGNSFSHSHLLGRPARPSKLPGGVSPLIPVLRKTFHLDAFPPSHIPQASSRSGLGVRAWSVSSQETGKSLASRKFSSISLTVHPHRQARPLGPLPSHWEELSSPGKEAATHGGGRLPTVGSSSVTLVPGDRVHSEGPGNPGLAKPSRMPTVEKPLVSSYLTLPFQSRLAPSPPGPAGLGSVGPRHPVPVTAHVPARASPGRGKPRCRGIPRPRLHLQRASPTSGPTMAMDLAALDKRPGTASRLSTRATNRPGLTVNLATPNPSRLDTGIESPDLDTNLGSAMDVAAASTTKPGGGMDSVTPDPDKVGKAIATAGTAKPETTTGGAAMERAAPDPVRLGTARPDTVMLANTAKLGVTTNSPALDTSRLVIAMGPAVPVAPDPAAGETTLDSVINLMTPDVAAHPSVLSQSTDTALGHPTADAATDWATELDRARETKGLPETRTDAAMSELVPEPRPKPAVPMKPVGINPNLLGYIGIDTIIEQMRKKTMKTGFDFNIMVVGQSGLGKSTLVNTLFKSQVSRKASSWNREEKIPKTVEIKAIGHVIEEGGVKMKLTVIDTPGFGDQINNENCWEPIEKYINEQYEKFLKEEVNIARKKRIPDTRVHCCLYFISPTGHSLRPLDLEFMKHLSKVVNIIPVIAKADTMTLEEKSEFKQRVRKELEVNGIEFYPQKEFDEDLEDKTENDKIRQESMPFAVVGSDKEYQVNGKRVLGRKTPWGIIEVENLNHCEFALLRDFVIRTHLQDLKEVTHNIHYETYRAKRLNDNGGLPPGEGLLGTVLPPVPATPCPTAE